One genomic region from Microcystis panniformis FACHB-1757 encodes:
- a CDS encoding VOC family protein: MNQPAIFHLAIPITDVSTAKSFYCDGLGCLAGRETEKAIILNFYGHQVVAHVTEMPLTPQNSIYPRHFGLILPDARDWDNLLAQARVNQLKFYLEPKTRFTGEITEHKTFFLEDPFYNLLEFKHYRHYEAIFASRQLTAIGDRA; encoded by the coding sequence ATGAATCAACCTGCAATTTTTCATCTCGCTATTCCGATTACCGATGTGTCCACCGCTAAAAGCTTTTACTGTGATGGTTTAGGTTGTTTAGCGGGAAGGGAAACCGAGAAAGCGATTATCTTAAATTTCTATGGTCATCAGGTGGTCGCTCACGTCACCGAAATGCCTCTTACTCCCCAAAATAGCATTTATCCTCGCCATTTTGGTCTAATTCTGCCGGATGCCAGGGATTGGGACAATCTTCTCGCACAAGCACGAGTCAATCAACTAAAATTTTATCTAGAACCAAAAACTCGCTTTACTGGGGAGATAACCGAACATAAAACCTTTTTCCTAGAGGATCCTTTCTATAATCTCCTCGAATTTAAACATTATCGCCACTACGAAGCTATTTTTGCCAGTCGGCAATTAACAGCGATCGGCGATCGAGCTTAA
- a CDS encoding ABC transporter ATP-binding protein — protein sequence MLEINDLSVNYGGIKALQQVSLRVETGEIVTLIGANGAGKTTTLKTISRLLTAKTGRIIYQGQDITHLPPHEIVKRGIAHSPEGRRILARQTVLTNLQLGAYTRSDRLGVKSDIEEQWQLFPRLSERREQLAGTLSGGEQQMLAIARALMSRPKLLLLDEPSLGLAPQIVREIFSIIRKLNESGVTILLVEQNAHLALETANRGYVLAAGRLTIAGEAGDLLKDERVKQAYLG from the coding sequence ATGTTAGAAATTAACGATTTATCGGTTAATTATGGCGGAATAAAGGCATTACAGCAGGTTAGTTTAAGGGTAGAAACGGGGGAAATTGTCACCCTGATTGGAGCGAACGGAGCAGGAAAAACGACGACTCTAAAGACGATATCTCGGCTTTTAACAGCAAAGACGGGGCGAATAATCTATCAGGGTCAAGATATTACCCATTTACCGCCCCATGAAATCGTTAAACGGGGAATTGCCCATAGTCCAGAAGGGAGAAGAATCTTAGCTCGTCAAACAGTCTTGACAAATTTGCAGTTAGGTGCTTATACGAGAAGCGATCGCCTAGGAGTAAAAAGTGATATCGAAGAGCAGTGGCAACTGTTTCCCCGACTATCGGAGCGCCGAGAGCAGTTAGCGGGAACCCTAAGCGGTGGGGAACAGCAGATGCTGGCGATCGCCAGAGCTTTAATGAGTCGTCCCAAGTTATTGTTACTAGACGAACCCAGTTTAGGACTAGCGCCGCAGATAGTGCGAGAAATCTTCAGTATTATCCGTAAATTAAATGAATCGGGAGTAACTATCCTGTTAGTGGAACAAAACGCCCATTTAGCCCTAGAAACTGCCAATCGCGGCTATGTTTTGGCAGCGGGACGCTTGACTATTGCGGGAGAAGCTGGGGATTTACTCAAGGATGAGCGAGTCAAACAAGCTTATTTGGGCTGA
- a CDS encoding DUF3177 family protein, which translates to MNQLWFRPLVWIDYRLAVLFTVIIPAILLIWSLFAKIESLQKLLIIYWRVASLLLITVYLMIASWPIGFVTSFLAKILIPISLWFWVDINDEIKDLPASPIKFVTTAWRWAVTIYCPLGAISTLPFLSCAMSGELLNSPYCQVWQEAPWQFREIFHSEATANVLGFFGLVGLSFYTLYFAHFLLIRLGKQGRSALQQ; encoded by the coding sequence ATGAATCAACTTTGGTTTCGTCCTCTCGTTTGGATAGATTATCGTTTAGCCGTCCTATTTACGGTGATTATTCCGGCAATTTTGTTAATTTGGTCTTTATTTGCAAAAATCGAATCATTACAAAAATTGTTGATTATCTATTGGCGAGTGGCTAGTCTTTTGTTAATTACCGTATATTTAATGATCGCTTCCTGGCCGATTGGTTTTGTCACCAGTTTTTTAGCTAAGATTTTAATCCCGATTTCCCTCTGGTTTTGGGTGGATATTAACGATGAAATTAAAGATTTACCCGCCAGTCCGATTAAATTTGTCACCACTGCTTGGCGTTGGGCAGTAACGATTTATTGTCCTTTGGGCGCAATTTCTACCTTACCTTTTCTCTCCTGTGCTATGTCAGGGGAATTGCTAAATTCTCCCTATTGTCAGGTTTGGCAGGAAGCACCCTGGCAGTTTCGCGAGATTTTTCATTCAGAAGCTACCGCTAATGTTTTGGGCTTTTTTGGTTTAGTTGGCCTCTCTTTTTATACTCTCTATTTTGCCCATTTTCTTCTTATTCGCCTTGGCAAACAGGGACGTTCAGCTTTACAACAGTAA
- the mutL gene encoding DNA mismatch repair endonuclease MutL, whose translation MTLPIQVLPQDVIDLIAAGEVIDSLGAVVRELVENAIDAGADRITIDIFPQNWRIQVSDNGRGMSREDLQLCSYAHSTSKIRQRDDLWQITSLGFRGEALHSIAQVAHLRVASRHDDDLGCYCLYNHQGEPDNLETIPIAIGTIVTVENLFGNFPVRRQALPSINKQLKDIQTLIHNFALCHPQITWQVFQDHQDWLRISPGKDASQILPQLVKSLHFNDLASLKLDLTTPDAESAQIELVIGLPDRISRHQPDWVRIAVNGRMVRSSELEQATFEAFARTVPKDRYPVCFLHLHLNPRSIDWNRHPAKAEIYLHNLIFWQEQIISAIDKALGLNPEHIPEKAQNQRVSQILKAAEEKSTYTIGEKSPKNRLELKAVAQIHQTYIVAEHPHGLWLVEQHIAHERVLYERLEDNWEIVPLDTPIILNQLTTRQIEQLQRLGLEVASFGDRSWAIRSIPVLLKEREDRADALLELSLGGDLQTAQVATACRSAIRNGTALSLEEMQNLLDDWQNTRNPRTCPHGRPIYLSLEETSLARFFRRHWVIGKSHGI comes from the coding sequence ATGACTTTGCCCATACAAGTTTTACCCCAAGACGTAATCGATTTAATTGCCGCAGGAGAGGTAATCGACTCTTTAGGCGCTGTGGTGCGAGAATTAGTCGAAAATGCCATTGATGCGGGGGCAGATAGGATTACCATCGATATATTTCCCCAAAACTGGCGAATACAAGTATCGGATAACGGCAGGGGAATGTCTAGAGAAGATTTGCAACTGTGTAGCTATGCCCACAGTACCAGCAAAATCCGCCAACGGGACGATCTTTGGCAGATTACCAGTCTCGGATTCCGTGGTGAAGCTTTGCACAGTATCGCACAGGTGGCGCATCTGCGGGTTGCCAGTCGCCATGACGATGATTTGGGTTGTTATTGTCTTTACAATCACCAAGGCGAGCCGGATAATTTAGAAACGATTCCTATAGCTATCGGCACTATCGTGACGGTAGAGAATCTCTTTGGTAACTTTCCTGTGCGTCGTCAAGCTTTACCGTCAATTAACAAACAATTAAAGGATATACAGACTTTAATTCATAATTTTGCTCTCTGTCATCCCCAAATTACTTGGCAGGTTTTCCAAGATCATCAAGATTGGTTACGCATTAGTCCGGGTAAGGATGCCAGTCAAATATTACCGCAATTAGTTAAATCTCTGCATTTTAACGATTTAGCATCGCTAAAACTTGACTTGACGACTCCTGACGCAGAATCTGCTCAAATTGAATTAGTCATTGGTTTGCCCGATCGCATTTCTCGCCATCAACCAGATTGGGTTAGAATTGCTGTTAATGGGCGAATGGTGCGCTCATCGGAGTTAGAACAGGCAACATTTGAAGCTTTCGCTCGCACAGTCCCTAAAGATCGCTATCCCGTTTGCTTTCTCCATCTACATCTTAACCCTCGTTCGATCGATTGGAATCGTCACCCAGCCAAAGCGGAAATATACCTGCATAACCTCATTTTTTGGCAAGAACAGATAATTTCAGCCATAGACAAGGCGTTAGGACTAAATCCCGAACATATACCCGAAAAAGCGCAAAATCAGCGCGTCAGTCAAATTCTCAAGGCTGCCGAAGAAAAAAGCACCTATACAATAGGGGAGAAATCCCCGAAAAATCGGCTGGAATTAAAGGCAGTAGCCCAAATTCACCAAACTTACATAGTTGCCGAACATCCTCACGGATTATGGTTAGTCGAACAACATATTGCCCATGAGCGGGTTTTGTACGAACGTTTAGAGGATAACTGGGAAATCGTGCCGTTAGATACTCCGATCATCTTAAATCAGTTAACTACTCGACAAATCGAACAATTACAACGTTTAGGATTAGAAGTTGCTAGTTTTGGCGATCGCTCTTGGGCAATTCGTAGTATTCCTGTTCTACTAAAAGAACGGGAGGATCGGGCTGATGCTTTACTAGAATTAAGTTTAGGGGGGGATTTACAAACCGCTCAGGTGGCTACCGCTTGCCGGAGTGCTATCCGCAACGGTACAGCTTTGAGTTTAGAAGAAATGCAGAATTTACTCGATGATTGGCAAAATACCCGTAATCCCCGCACCTGTCCCCACGGAAGACCGATTTACTTATCCTTAGAAGAAACTTCGCTCGCTCGCTTCTTCCGTCGTCATTGGGTAATCGGCAAAAGTCACGGCATTTAA
- a CDS encoding sensor histidine kinase: MQPPKLSLGTRLFLSHLLVMVVGLSSFIIIAKLSSPRMFVLRLEQLERQGFFTVRSARTFLVRGFETAWDSSAVWSFIAGGSAAGYLSFLVSQRIMKPVKQMKQITKNFAEGDLSARVPESEIPELNQLAISFNQMAISLADVEKRRRELIGDLTHELRTPLTVVRGYLEELADGAIKPNPELYQKLVKETRRLERLTHDLQEISQAESGYLSIKLQPVNLLPLLNSLIEKFADQLLEDGPTLQLDCPPNLPAVMADPDRLEQILVNLLGNAIRYTDNGAITLQVTRDKNHLQIAVIDTGIGIAAEDLPFIFERFWRADRSRSRYSGGSGIGLAITRRLVELHQSQIEVESQLGKGSTFRFSLAISAN, from the coding sequence ATGCAGCCACCAAAATTAAGCTTAGGAACCAGATTATTTTTATCCCATCTCCTCGTTATGGTGGTGGGATTGAGTAGCTTTATTATCATTGCTAAATTATCTTCTCCGCGAATGTTTGTTTTGCGTTTAGAACAGTTAGAAAGGCAGGGATTTTTTACCGTGCGATCAGCGAGAACTTTCTTGGTTAGGGGTTTTGAGACAGCTTGGGATAGTAGTGCTGTTTGGTCATTCATTGCCGGAGGAAGCGCAGCTGGTTATCTAAGTTTTTTGGTTTCTCAACGCATTATGAAACCGGTAAAACAAATGAAACAAATCACTAAAAATTTTGCTGAAGGGGATTTATCGGCGCGAGTTCCAGAAAGCGAAATCCCCGAATTAAATCAATTAGCCATCAGTTTTAATCAGATGGCGATTAGTTTAGCCGATGTGGAAAAAAGGCGCCGGGAATTAATCGGTGATCTTACCCACGAATTACGCACACCCTTAACCGTGGTACGGGGATATTTAGAAGAATTAGCCGATGGTGCGATCAAACCTAATCCAGAACTTTATCAGAAATTAGTGAAAGAAACCCGCAGGTTAGAACGTTTAACCCACGATCTACAGGAGATATCGCAAGCGGAATCTGGTTATCTCTCGATTAAACTGCAACCTGTTAATTTATTACCTTTGTTAAATTCTCTCATCGAAAAATTTGCCGATCAATTATTAGAAGATGGACCGACTTTACAGTTAGATTGTCCCCCCAATTTACCAGCTGTCATGGCCGATCCCGATCGCCTGGAACAAATCTTAGTTAATCTGCTCGGTAATGCCATTCGTTACACTGATAATGGTGCAATTACCCTGCAAGTGACAAGGGACAAAAACCACCTACAAATTGCCGTTATCGATACGGGAATCGGCATCGCAGCCGAGGATTTACCCTTTATTTTCGAGCGCTTTTGGCGGGCCGATCGTTCTCGTTCCCGTTATTCTGGGGGTAGTGGTATTGGTTTAGCGATTACCCGTCGTTTAGTGGAATTACACCAAAGTCAAATCGAGGTGGAAAGTCAATTAGGTAAAGGCAGCACTTTCCGTTTTTCCCTAGCAATATCGGCCAATTGA
- a CDS encoding septal ring lytic transglycosylase RlpA family protein codes for MNKQLINKLQAVTALTVVGTTASIICSQTAGHSNSLTDISVDRQTVIESTTQTVLSAFSNSRTTDSDIKLSRSVQDNANEILKTLESLVDKENTVPASVTPQTQEAIPPTVQPQSQPTSVTPAEKPKTSPAVKTSSRPRKKGMASWYGPGFHGRRTASGETFNSGGLTAAHRYLPFGTRVRVTNLRNGRSVVVRINDRGPFSGGRVIDLSRGAAAIIGVFQSGVAPVVLEVLGR; via the coding sequence ATGAATAAACAACTGATCAACAAACTACAAGCTGTAACTGCCCTTACCGTAGTGGGGACTACAGCCTCGATAATTTGTTCCCAGACAGCAGGACACAGCAACAGCCTGACGGATATTAGCGTAGATCGTCAAACTGTTATCGAGTCAACCACTCAAACCGTTCTGTCCGCTTTTTCTAATAGTCGAACAACTGATTCAGATATTAAACTATCACGTTCTGTTCAAGATAATGCTAACGAAATTCTAAAAACTTTGGAGTCCCTAGTGGACAAAGAAAATACCGTCCCTGCAAGCGTTACACCCCAGACCCAAGAGGCCATTCCCCCGACGGTACAACCCCAATCACAACCCACCTCAGTGACACCAGCAGAGAAGCCGAAAACAAGCCCAGCGGTAAAAACCAGCAGTCGCCCCCGTAAAAAGGGAATGGCCTCCTGGTATGGTCCTGGTTTCCACGGTCGTCGCACCGCTAGTGGTGAGACTTTTAACTCTGGTGGTTTAACTGCCGCTCATCGCTATCTGCCTTTCGGCACTAGGGTTAGGGTAACTAATCTGCGTAATGGGCGCTCGGTGGTGGTGCGAATTAATGATCGCGGTCCGTTTAGCGGTGGTCGCGTCATCGACCTCTCCAGAGGTGCGGCAGCGATTATCGGTGTCTTCCAGTCGGGAGTTGCCCCAGTGGTCTTGGAAGTTTTAGGTAGATAA
- a CDS encoding DUF7734 family protein: MNIGQQLEQYTLKNPHEVLLVTIAVDGEEEEISIFKGFSSSLTRSTPYDPDIPIIPETARIIKIDRLASPYHPLKPRYIQENLTLEEMQSLLIN, encoded by the coding sequence ATGAATATTGGTCAACAACTCGAACAATACACCCTCAAAAATCCCCACGAGGTTTTATTAGTGACTATTGCTGTGGATGGGGAGGAGGAAGAAATCTCTATTTTTAAAGGTTTTTCTAGTTCCCTTACCCGCAGCACTCCCTACGATCCCGATATTCCGATCATTCCTGAAACTGCTAGAATTATTAAGATAGATCGTCTTGCTAGTCCCTATCATCCCCTTAAACCTCGCTACATTCAAGAAAATCTTACCTTAGAGGAAATGCAGTCTTTACTGATTAATTAA
- the egtD gene encoding L-histidine N(alpha)-methyltransferase, whose amino-acid sequence MQLKQSNQELLQIEYLATGATGQNMVKDDGKDVIEGLTKTPKSLPSKYFYDRQGSQLFEEICQLLEYYPTRTEAAILQEYAQEIVAYTGACELVELGSGSSTKTRLLLDAYYQQQKSSKYVPIDVSETILKASAIELQKEYPNLQIQGLIGTYEQALAYYKNASDNTRMIFFLGSSIGNFSAAECDNFLEEIATVLKAGDYFLLGIDLQKPSAILEAAYNDAQGVTAAFNLNMLSHLNWRFQADFNLDLFSHQAIYNQDQSQIEMYLICQKTHPVHLKKLDLTVNFQASESILTEISRKFNLETMQKDLESKGLKPLKVFTDTENLFGLILCQLSL is encoded by the coding sequence ATGCAACTTAAACAATCTAACCAAGAACTGTTACAAATTGAGTATTTAGCCACCGGTGCCACGGGACAAAACATGGTTAAAGATGATGGCAAAGATGTGATTGAAGGATTAACTAAAACCCCCAAAAGTTTACCATCTAAATATTTTTATGATCGGCAAGGTTCACAACTTTTTGAAGAAATCTGTCAATTGCTAGAATACTATCCCACTAGGACAGAAGCGGCTATTCTCCAAGAATATGCTCAAGAAATTGTCGCCTATACAGGGGCCTGCGAATTGGTCGAATTAGGTAGTGGTAGTTCCACTAAAACTCGTCTGTTGTTGGACGCTTATTATCAGCAGCAAAAATCCTCTAAATATGTACCTATCGATGTTAGTGAAACTATTCTCAAAGCTAGTGCCATAGAATTACAAAAAGAATATCCTAATTTACAAATTCAGGGTTTAATTGGAACCTATGAACAGGCCTTAGCCTACTATAAAAATGCTTCTGATAATACCAGAATGATTTTTTTCTTGGGAAGTTCGATCGGTAATTTTTCTGCGGCTGAATGTGATAATTTTTTAGAAGAAATTGCCACTGTCTTAAAAGCTGGAGATTATTTTTTATTAGGGATTGATCTGCAAAAACCATCAGCAATTTTAGAAGCAGCTTATAATGATGCCCAAGGGGTGACAGCCGCTTTTAATTTAAATATGCTTTCCCATTTAAATTGGCGTTTTCAAGCTGATTTTAATCTTGATTTATTTAGTCATCAAGCTATCTATAATCAAGATCAATCTCAAATTGAAATGTATTTAATTTGTCAAAAAACTCACCCTGTTCATCTTAAAAAACTCGATTTAACAGTTAATTTTCAAGCATCGGAGAGTATTTTAACAGAAATTTCCCGTAAATTTAACCTAGAAACTATGCAAAAAGACCTAGAATCAAAGGGATTAAAACCGCTCAAGGTTTTCACCGATACTGAAAATTTATTCGGGTTAATTCTCTGTCAGTTATCCCTGTAA
- a CDS encoding DUF1816 domain-containing protein, with the protein MLEANNQGENQIFLYEVVFSGSSGSLPQRFSRTVLRVPKSRMSQETQRLLRQGAKILSIRPLDPETAQIKPSLPPQPWWIEITTSQPKCLYYFGPFESFSEALSYQSGYIEDLQSESALGINSEIKQCQPEVLTQEDF; encoded by the coding sequence ATGCTAGAGGCTAATAATCAGGGAGAGAATCAAATATTTCTCTATGAAGTTGTTTTTTCCGGTTCTTCTGGCTCTTTGCCTCAACGCTTCTCCCGGACAGTCCTGCGAGTACCTAAAAGCCGCATGAGTCAAGAAACACAGCGCCTCCTGCGCCAAGGTGCCAAGATTCTCAGTATAAGGCCTCTTGACCCAGAAACTGCCCAGATTAAGCCTAGTTTGCCACCTCAACCCTGGTGGATAGAGATCACCACCAGTCAGCCGAAATGTCTCTATTATTTCGGTCCTTTCGAGAGTTTTTCTGAAGCTTTATCCTATCAATCCGGTTATATCGAAGACCTCCAATCGGAATCTGCCCTGGGAATTAACAGCGAAATTAAACAATGTCAGCCAGAGGTTTTAACTCAAGAAGATTTTTAA
- a CDS encoding NAD(P)H-quinone oxidoreductase subunit 4 — protein sequence MLTANFPWLTAIILLPLLASFLIPVIPDKEGKTVRWFALGVGLADFILMCYVFLQKYDLSNPNLQLVEKIDWVPQIGLSWAVSVDGISAPLVLLAGLVTTLSILAAWQVDRKPRLFYFLMLLLYAAQIGVFVAQDLLLFFLMWEIELIPVYLLVSIWGGQKRRYAATKFLLYTAAASIFILVAGLAMALYGGGAMTFDMAELGFKDYPLALELVLYAGLLIAFGVKLAIFPLHTWLPDAHGEASAPVSMILAGVLLKMGGYGLIRLNMGLLPDAHIYFAPILAILGVVNIIYGAFASFGQQNMKRRLAYSSVSHMGFVLLGIASFTDVGISGAMLQMLSHGLIAAVLFFLAGVTYDRTHTLALNEMGGIAQAMPKVFALFTAGAMASLALPGMSGFASEITVFIGVTSSDVYSQTFRVVTVFLASVGLILTPIYLLSMLRQVFYGDGSSCDITNILPNKSNEQAVCFGTSCVLPHESEYSDAKPREIFIAVSFLALIVAIGFYPQLATRIYDVKTVAVNSEVRQAYTEIAATRQNIYAETQLDVSAKVASILQ from the coding sequence ATGCTAACGGCTAACTTCCCCTGGCTCACTGCCATCATTTTGCTCCCCTTGCTTGCCTCCTTCCTAATCCCTGTAATCCCCGACAAGGAAGGAAAAACTGTTCGTTGGTTCGCTCTTGGAGTCGGACTAGCAGACTTTATATTAATGTGTTACGTCTTTTTACAAAAATATGATTTAAGCAACCCCAACCTACAATTAGTGGAAAAAATCGATTGGGTTCCCCAAATAGGTTTAAGTTGGGCGGTGTCGGTGGATGGTATATCGGCACCGTTAGTTTTATTAGCAGGATTGGTGACAACCCTTTCTATCTTGGCCGCATGGCAAGTGGACCGTAAACCCCGTTTATTCTACTTCCTGATGCTGTTGCTCTACGCCGCTCAGATTGGTGTTTTCGTCGCCCAAGACTTATTATTATTCTTTTTAATGTGGGAAATCGAGTTAATTCCCGTTTATCTACTCGTTTCCATCTGGGGTGGTCAAAAACGTCGTTATGCCGCCACTAAATTCTTACTCTACACCGCCGCCGCTTCTATCTTCATCCTCGTTGCCGGTCTAGCCATGGCCCTTTACGGTGGTGGTGCGATGACCTTTGATATGGCGGAATTAGGATTTAAAGATTATCCCCTCGCTTTAGAATTAGTCCTTTACGCTGGTTTATTAATCGCTTTCGGGGTCAAACTCGCCATCTTCCCCCTCCATACTTGGCTCCCCGATGCTCACGGTGAAGCTTCTGCACCTGTATCGATGATTCTCGCTGGTGTTCTCCTCAAAATGGGTGGTTACGGTTTAATCCGCCTTAATATGGGGCTTCTACCCGATGCACACATCTACTTTGCTCCGATTCTAGCGATTCTCGGTGTCGTCAATATTATCTACGGTGCTTTCGCTTCCTTCGGTCAACAAAACATGAAACGCCGTCTCGCTTATTCCTCGGTTTCACACATGGGATTCGTCCTTTTAGGGATTGCTTCCTTTACCGATGTGGGTATTAGCGGTGCTATGTTACAAATGCTCTCCCATGGTTTAATTGCCGCCGTCTTATTCTTCCTTGCTGGTGTCACCTATGACCGCACCCATACCTTAGCTTTAAACGAGATGGGTGGGATTGCCCAAGCGATGCCGAAAGTCTTCGCTCTCTTTACTGCCGGCGCCATGGCTTCCCTAGCGTTACCCGGAATGAGCGGTTTTGCCAGTGAAATTACTGTATTCATCGGTGTCACTAGCAGTGACGTTTATAGCCAAACCTTCCGGGTTGTGACTGTCTTCCTCGCTTCCGTTGGTTTAATCCTCACCCCGATTTATCTACTCTCCATGCTCCGTCAAGTTTTCTACGGAGATGGTTCTTCCTGCGATATTACTAACATTCTCCCCAACAAAAGTAACGAACAGGCAGTTTGTTTTGGTACTAGCTGTGTCCTCCCTCATGAATCAGAATATAGTGACGCTAAACCCAGAGAAATCTTTATCGCTGTCTCTTTCCTCGCTTTGATTGTCGCTATCGGTTTCTATCCCCAACTGGCTACCCGTATCTACGATGTGAAAACGGTGGCAGTTAACTCGGAAGTGCGTCAAGCTTACACAGAAATCGCCGCTACTCGTCAAAATATCTACGCTGAAACTCAACTGGACGTAAGCGCCAAAGTTGCCAGCATCCTCCAATAA
- a CDS encoding element excision factor XisI family protein, with the protein MQQDGTVAAIGDKLVARGVPKQDIVLAYHGPPVRQYTEFALG; encoded by the coding sequence GTGCAGCAGGACGGCACGGTAGCAGCGATTGGCGATAAATTGGTAGCTAGGGGAGTCCCCAAACAAGACATCGTTTTAGCTTACCATGGGCCCCCTGTGCGACAATATACCGAGTTTGCCCTTGGCTAA
- the ovoA gene encoding 5-histidylcysteine sulfoxide synthase, whose protein sequence is MEKIQAQAPISLSNCSRENILDYFENAWQLEDMLLKSIIKEEAFYCNPDDLRNPLIFYLGHAAAFYLNKLQLVNLLKKSPNPDYELLFGVGVDPATPEELNSAIAQIQWSGVAKVWEYRQQVYEIVVEIIKNIPLNLPIHPRHSLWSLMMGIEHQRVHFETSSMLLRQLPLDCLQRPPGWHYAPSFGQASPNQMVEVSGGIVEIGKPQDSPIYGWDNEYGYRQVKVNNFLVSKYMITNGEFKEFVHNGGYENPSYWDEEAWQWKNHYRVKYPKFWLVDERGNYQYRAMFDVLDLPLDWPVEVNYYEAIAYCRFQGQGIRLMTEAEWNLATYGSQKNRCYTLENDNFDDYNLNLKFSSPTPVGMLKNTGNNSEIYDLRGNVWEWLEDDFNPLTDFQPHYLYADNSTPFFNSQHKMMLGGAWVTNGTEILPYYRNWFRRNFYQHAGFRIAQSL, encoded by the coding sequence ATGGAAAAGATTCAAGCACAGGCTCCTATCTCTCTAAGTAACTGTAGTCGAGAAAATATACTAGACTATTTTGAAAATGCTTGGCAATTAGAAGATATGCTGTTAAAAAGCATCATCAAAGAAGAAGCTTTTTATTGTAACCCTGACGATTTAAGAAATCCCCTCATCTTTTATTTAGGTCATGCTGCCGCTTTTTATCTGAATAAATTGCAGCTGGTTAACCTATTAAAAAAAAGCCCTAATCCTGACTACGAATTATTGTTTGGAGTGGGGGTAGATCCGGCAACTCCTGAAGAATTAAACTCTGCTATCGCTCAGATTCAGTGGTCTGGGGTGGCTAAAGTTTGGGAATATCGACAACAAGTCTATGAAATTGTGGTCGAAATAATTAAAAATATCCCCCTCAATCTTCCTATTCATCCTCGGCATTCTCTCTGGTCATTAATGATGGGAATTGAGCATCAGCGTGTTCACTTTGAAACCTCTTCAATGTTACTCAGACAACTGCCTCTAGATTGTCTGCAACGTCCTCCCGGTTGGCATTATGCTCCTTCTTTTGGTCAAGCTAGTCCTAATCAAATGGTGGAGGTTTCTGGGGGAATAGTAGAAATTGGTAAACCCCAAGATTCTCCTATTTATGGTTGGGATAATGAGTATGGTTATCGGCAAGTTAAAGTTAACAATTTTCTGGTGAGTAAATATATGATTACCAATGGAGAATTTAAAGAATTTGTCCATAATGGTGGCTACGAAAATCCTAGCTATTGGGATGAGGAAGCTTGGCAATGGAAAAATCATTATCGAGTCAAATATCCTAAATTTTGGCTGGTAGATGAGCGCGGAAATTATCAATATCGAGCCATGTTTGATGTTCTTGATTTACCGCTTGATTGGCCGGTAGAAGTGAACTATTATGAAGCGATCGCTTACTGTCGTTTTCAAGGTCAAGGAATACGTTTAATGACGGAAGCTGAGTGGAATTTAGCCACCTATGGCAGTCAAAAAAATCGATGTTATACCCTAGAAAACGATAACTTTGATGACTATAACCTCAATTTAAAATTCTCTTCTCCCACTCCCGTAGGAATGTTAAAAAATACGGGCAATAACTCAGAAATTTATGACTTACGCGGTAACGTCTGGGAATGGCTAGAAGATGATTTTAATCCCTTAACTGACTTTCAACCCCATTACCTCTATGCTGACAATTCCACTCCTTTCTTTAATAGTCAACATAAAATGATGTTAGGAGGAGCTTGGGTGACTAACGGCACAGAAATCCTACCCTACTATCGCAATTGGTTTCGCCGGAATTTTTATCAACACGCTGGTTTTAGAATCGCACAAAGTCTTTAG
- a CDS encoding Calvin cycle protein CP12, with translation MSNIQDKIQEELENARAVCSIEGSTSGECAAAWDAVEELQAEAAHQRQDHPQKTYFEKYCADNPDAAECRLYED, from the coding sequence ATGAGCAATATCCAGGATAAAATTCAAGAAGAGCTAGAAAATGCCAGAGCCGTCTGTAGTATAGAAGGTTCCACCTCTGGTGAATGTGCCGCCGCTTGGGATGCGGTGGAAGAATTACAAGCAGAAGCTGCTCACCAACGTCAAGACCATCCCCAAAAAACCTACTTTGAAAAGTATTGTGCTGATAATCCCGATGCCGCCGAGTGTCGCCTTTATGAAGATTAA